From the Candidatus Thorarchaeota archaeon genome, the window AGTCTATGAAGACTGAGGCATAGCCCAGGTCTCTCGCAGTTGCCCACACAGCGTCTTGCAGGCTCCTTGTGGAAGACGTCTCTCTGAGAAGCCGAAGGCTTGCGTCGCCCACCATGTCGACAAGCAACATTGCGGTGGTATTGGCAATTCTCGAAGGACTGAGCATTGATACATAGTGAGTAGAACCCACGATCCAAGACCACCCGTTGATGTAGCCGCTGTCTTCTGCATCGAAGAACACGAACTCTACTGCAGGACGGACCAACTCTGGGAGCGAGGATGCCAGCTCAAGCAGGACCGCCGTACCACTCGCGCCGTCGTTTGCACCGAGGACCGGCTTGGTTCGGTTCTGTGCTCCGGGGTCACTGTCAGCGTGGGGTCGTGTGTCGTAGTGTGCACCAAGTATGTAGTTGGGCACTGTGTCGTCAGACCATCTGGCAATCACATTCGAGCAGTTGACTCCAAGGTATGTGAAGTTCTGAAGACTCACTGACCACCCCTCTTGAAGCAGGCTGTTCTTGATGTAGTCTCTGCAGACCGAGAGATTGGTCGAACCGGGGGGTCTCGGTCCAATAGCGCACTGAGCCAACAGATGGTCATACGCCTCTGTGCCGTCGAAGACGGGTGTATACGCCATGGCAGAGGCGCATCGGGGTGGATGTGGGAACACCACCACAGCCATTATGACCAACAACGCGACGAGTGAACGATTCATTTGACTGCCTGAGAAACGCTTGTGCTATGAACTTTCCCGATGTGAGCGAGCTGGTTCAGTATGGCAGGTAGCTCACGAGGCAACTGCCTTACGATGACGGCAGGAATGTCAGAGTAGCCCATCTCACCGCGAGCAAGTCCGGAGAGAATCCGACTCGAGAAACTCAGCTTTGATGCATTTGTCAGGAGAGACACAGCAAACCGACCGCTGTGAAGTCCTGCCCAAGATGCCATTGAGAAGTTGGCGCCAAAGTCGTTGACACACAGCCGCTGGTACGCGGAGAGATGCTCTCGGTCTAGATGGTCGGTTTCAAGCGCCTCGATGAGGACGGTTGCTGCGTGTTGACCGGACCTCATCGCATATGCGATGCCTTCGCCCATCAGAGGATCAACAAACCCTGCGGCATCGCCCACCAGAATCACCCTGTCGTCCACGTTCTGTCCCTTGATTCCATCAGCACCCAGGAGTCCGGTGCGTCTGAACTGGACGGACATGCTGACGCCGAACCGCTTCTCTAGCGACCTTACGAACGCATCAAAGACTGGGCGAAGTGGATGCATCATGACACCAGGACCAGCTATACCTACTGCGAGGTGGTCCCGTTTGGGGAAGACCCAACCATAGCTCATACGTCCCTCTGTGGGCAGTATGTGTAGGACATCAGGACGACCGTTGCAGACCTCGACCACACGGTCCTCACCCAAGTAGATGTCAGACTCCATGCCTAGACCATGGCGGTGAAGGTCCTTTCGCTGAGGCCTTAGACCCAAGGATCTGCTTACCACCGAGTTGACCCCATCGGCACCCACAAGGACCCGACCCTGGAAGGTCGCATCGCCGGACACCATCACCTCTGCGAACTCGTTGGTACGTCTTGCGCTGGTCACACGAGCAGCTTCTACGAGTTCGGCTCCTGCATCAGCAGCTCTATGCGCGAGAAACTCGTCGAAGACGGAGCGGTCAACAGTCACGCCCAGAAGCTTTTCGGAAACGAAAGTCGCAGTCCCACCTTGGGAGAAGCAGAAGCTCATGCCTCGGATTGGTCGTTGCACAATCCGCATGGGCAGGTGGCCACCCAGCGTGCGGATGCCACGGTACATCACAGCACCACCACAGGGCTTGTCACGGGGCAGTCTGGCCTTCTCCAACAGGAGTGTCTTCAGGCCTCTTCTTGAGAGCTCGTAAGCGGTCACGGCCCCAGCAGGGCCTGCACCCGCAATGATCACGTCATACAAGACTCTGTGGCACCTCCTTATGCCATCACTTAGGCGCGGCTGACTCTCCTCTAGACAGCGGCATCATCCCAGACTATGCCTTTCCATATAGGCTTGACGGATAGTCGAAGGACACGACCAGACTATATGTCTCTGCACTCCTCACATCCAACACGAGGACGTAGGCCAAGACGCCTCATGATCTTCCCACCAGGAAGGTCACTGTCTTGTTGAAGTCGCTCTTTCGAGTCCGATGGTATCTCTCTGCGGCCCACCTGCTCAAAACCATAAGAAGCGATTAGAAGCCGTGAAGGCATGTTCTCCTCATAGACCTCGCAATACACCTCCTTCACACCCGAAGCGAGAAAGAACTCGACTGCTCGCTGGATGAGTGCAGTGGCGACGCCCTTCCTACGTCGAGACGGGAGCACACCAAGGCCGGTGATCTCTCCGTACATGGAGTCCTCTGCCTTCTGAACAAAGCATGCAATGAAGCCCGCAAGCTCTCCCCATAGTTCTGCCACGAATATCCCATCGAGGTCAAGTTGCTTGGCCTCATCTAATGACAGGGGACAGAAGGGGTCAGGAGAGGCGAGGAAGCATCTGTTGTAGAGCGTGACGAACTCCTCCAGCTCATCCCGTTTCAGCCCGTGTACTTTGACATACTTGGGGACGCTCTTGTTGCTCCACCACGCTCTTGCAAGTTCCAACGCGACCTTGGTGTTGGCCTTCATTACCAGATACGCCCTAGTTCGTCCAACCGTGTCCGACATCGTTCGTGGACCTCCACCGCTGTCTTCAAAGTGTGGAGACGCCTCACAGGTGGTCCTCGCTGTCAATGGCGCGTATTGTTGCAGTCACTGACTTGGCTATGGCCTCATCAAAGAGGGGGTCCTGCTCCCCAGACTTCTCAGACTCATCACTCTGTTCAGCCTT encodes:
- a CDS encoding M28 family peptidase; protein product: MNRSLVALLVIMAVVVFPHPPRCASAMAYTPVFDGTEAYDHLLAQCAIGPRPPGSTNLSVCRDYIKNSLLQEGWSVSLQNFTYLGVNCSNVIARWSDDTVPNYILGAHYDTRPHADSDPGAQNRTKPVLGANDGASGTAVLLELASSLPELVRPAVEFVFFDAEDSGYINGWSWIVGSTHYVSMLSPSRIANTTAMLLVDMVGDASLRLLRETSSTRSLQDAVWATARDLGYASVFIDSRGGGIHDDHRPFLDAGIPALDIIQHAPFPWYWHTLEDTPDKCSSQSLEAVGTVLESFLVDAHTSSPTFSGNPPDLFPVVLLVVPLLVLVVFFLRSRQK
- a CDS encoding GNAT family N-acetyltransferase, whose protein sequence is MSDTVGRTRAYLVMKANTKVALELARAWWSNKSVPKYVKVHGLKRDELEEFVTLYNRCFLASPDPFCPLSLDEAKQLDLDGIFVAELWGELAGFIACFVQKAEDSMYGEITGLGVLPSRRRKGVATALIQRAVEFFLASGVKEVYCEVYEENMPSRLLIASYGFEQVGRREIPSDSKERLQQDSDLPGGKIMRRLGLRPRVGCEECRDI
- a CDS encoding NAD(P)/FAD-dependent oxidoreductase, with amino-acid sequence MYDVIIAGAGPAGAVTAYELSRRGLKTLLLEKARLPRDKPCGGAVMYRGIRTLGGHLPMRIVQRPIRGMSFCFSQGGTATFVSEKLLGVTVDRSVFDEFLAHRAADAGAELVEAARVTSARRTNEFAEVMVSGDATFQGRVLVGADGVNSVVSRSLGLRPQRKDLHRHGLGMESDIYLGEDRVVEVCNGRPDVLHILPTEGRMSYGWVFPKRDHLAVGIAGPGVMMHPLRPVFDAFVRSLEKRFGVSMSVQFRRTGLLGADGIKGQNVDDRVILVGDAAGFVDPLMGEGIAYAMRSGQHAATVLIEALETDHLDREHLSAYQRLCVNDFGANFSMASWAGLHSGRFAVSLLTNASKLSFSSRILSGLARGEMGYSDIPAVIVRQLPRELPAILNQLAHIGKVHSTSVSQAVK